GCACGCTTAAAATGACGAATTAAACAGAATGTACAATGTGATCCggtaaatatacaatatatgaaattagttaattaaaaaaaatatttagaaagatttcaaatttttaggttataacgaaatagtattaCTGTAGAATGAACCAGTATTGGTGAGAagtgtacatacatattaaataGATATTATCTACTGAGTAGAATCACGtgtttaataaaagtataaaattgttaaaaatgatAATCCGAAAAAGAATTTGGCCTCGCACTTTAAGCGACTTTTTTTCAATGACttttatattaacaattataccAATAATATATTGGTTCCAACTATGGGTGGTTTTACCGGCAATACACGAACATGGATCATTGCCGTATATTTTGCATTTcctttttggaaattttatcaTGTTAAACATAGTCGggaattttacatatataatattttgcgaTACTAGCACTAGAAGAGATATTATGCCAATAAGTGCTGCAAATACTAAAAATGGTTGGAGATTATGTGCTTCATGTGAAACTCTTGCACCTCCACGGTCATGGCATTGTCCTacatgtaatatatgtattttaaagaGGGATCATCATTGTATTTTTACTGGATGTTGTATTGGTCATTATAATCACagatactttataatgtttcttttatatttatttgtagcGACAACATATagtttttgttataataatcTCTTTA
This DNA window, taken from Bombus fervidus isolate BK054 chromosome 14, iyBomFerv1, whole genome shotgun sequence, encodes the following:
- the LOC139994281 gene encoding probable palmitoyltransferase ZDHHC24; the encoded protein is MIIRKRIWPRTLSDFFSMTFILTIIPIIYWFQLWVVLPAIHEHGSLPYILHFLFGNFIMLNIVGNFTYIIFCDTSTRRDIMPISAANTKNGWRLCASCETLAPPRSWHCPTCNICILKRDHHCIFTGCCIGHYNHRYFIMFLLYLFVATTYSFCYNNLFIWNRMQFEFPMSLIKIIFPLAIFIFGFDGSTNQFYLILYIVSAVGMLYTGVLCIYHFCLVLNGNIANESNKKIHIYNLGWKQNVKEVLGNRWYLTWTLPYIKSQLPHNGVIWDTSNSWQYTDFKNK